The following coding sequences are from one uncultured Bacteroides sp. window:
- a CDS encoding glycoside hydrolase 43 family protein yields the protein MKSKLIVILLLVYHVSLTAQTEGARNPLIFADVPDMSMVRVGDTYYMSSTTMHMNPGVPIMKSKDLSNWEIVNYAYDTLGNADDLNLENGKSYYGKGSWASCIRYHKGLFYVSTFAGNTGKTYIYTTKNIEKGPWTVHSFKPSYHDHSIFYEDDGRIFMIYGGNKLHLVELKSDLSGVIEGTDRVLIENASAPAGLNMLLGAEGSQLFKHDGKYYLFNICWPRGGMRTVVVHRADKVTGPYDEGRLAFQDRGIAQGGIIDTPDGRWFAYLFRDNGAVGRIPYLVPMKWEDGWPIIGINGKAPDTLDLPASKGLIPTIIASDEFKRKKGDRVLPLVWQWNHNPDNSLWSLNERKGYLRLTSGRVVSGFEQAKNTLTQRTFGPVCSGYVCLDVRHMKEGDFAGLGLLQSKFGQIGVQVKDGRKMIKQINVASLGGRNGNNRFEEDSIPLERDKIYLKAECDFRNRKDVARFFYSYDGKGWKHFGSELKMQYTLAHFMGYRFALFNYSTKVAGGYADFDFFRVSDQISKW from the coding sequence ATGAAGAGTAAATTGATTGTTATATTGCTTTTAGTATACCACGTATCGCTAACAGCTCAGACTGAAGGTGCGCGAAATCCGTTGATTTTTGCTGATGTACCCGATATGTCAATGGTACGGGTGGGAGATACTTACTATATGTCGAGTACTACGATGCATATGAATCCCGGTGTTCCTATTATGAAATCAAAGGATTTATCAAATTGGGAAATTGTGAACTATGCTTATGATACTTTGGGTAATGCCGATGATTTGAATCTCGAAAACGGCAAGAGCTATTATGGTAAAGGCTCTTGGGCAAGTTGCATTCGTTACCATAAGGGGTTGTTCTATGTTAGTACTTTTGCAGGTAATACAGGCAAGACTTACATCTATACAACTAAGAATATAGAGAAAGGGCCTTGGACAGTTCATTCATTTAAACCTTCATACCACGATCATAGTATTTTCTATGAAGATGATGGTCGTATATTTATGATTTATGGAGGCAACAAACTGCATCTGGTCGAGTTGAAGAGCGATCTGTCTGGCGTAATAGAAGGTACTGATCGCGTACTTATTGAAAATGCCAGTGCACCTGCCGGATTGAATATGCTTTTAGGTGCTGAAGGCTCACAGCTGTTTAAACATGACGGTAAATATTATCTTTTTAATATCTGTTGGCCTCGTGGTGGCATGAGGACGGTAGTCGTTCATCGTGCGGATAAAGTAACAGGTCCTTATGATGAAGGCAGGCTTGCTTTTCAAGATAGAGGTATTGCGCAAGGTGGTATTATTGATACGCCTGATGGTCGTTGGTTTGCCTACTTATTTCGTGATAATGGTGCTGTAGGGCGAATACCATATCTTGTTCCTATGAAATGGGAAGACGGATGGCCGATAATAGGTATTAACGGAAAGGCTCCGGATACCCTTGATCTGCCTGCTTCTAAAGGTTTAATTCCTACTATTATAGCATCCGATGAGTTTAAAAGAAAGAAGGGAGACCGTGTTTTACCTTTAGTTTGGCAATGGAATCATAATCCGGATAATTCACTTTGGTCGCTCAACGAAAGAAAAGGTTATTTGAGATTAACTTCCGGACGCGTTGTTTCTGGCTTTGAACAAGCTAAGAATACTTTAACACAAAGAACTTTTGGCCCCGTTTGTTCCGGCTATGTTTGTCTTGATGTAAGGCATATGAAAGAAGGTGATTTTGCCGGACTTGGTTTGTTGCAGTCGAAATTTGGGCAAATTGGTGTTCAAGTGAAAGATGGCAGAAAGATGATCAAACAAATTAATGTTGCTTCCTTAGGGGGTAGGAATGGTAATAATCGTTTTGAAGAAGATAGTATTCCTTTGGAGAGAGATAAGATTTATTTAAAAGCCGAATGTGATTTCAGAAATAGGAAAGATGTTGCCCGTTTTTTCTATAGTTATGATGGTAAGGGTTGGAAACACTTTGGTTCGGAACTTAAAATGCAATACACTTTGGCTCATTTCATGGGCTATCGCTTTGCTTTATTTAATTATTCTACAAAAGTAGCTGGCGGATATGCCGATTTTGATTTCTTCCGTGTGAGTGATCAGATATCTAAATGGTAA
- a CDS encoding glycoside hydrolase family 97 catalytic domain-containing protein — translation MNKIRYDVIKKTLLGLVLGTCYLLCPTKVYAQEATVFSPDKLLKVDLFIEQGKPLYSVTYKNEVMLEKSPIGLMTNEGDFSSALTYIGKEEGIVDKEYTQRNIKKSQIHYLANQLTCKFENTNKRQISVVFQVSNNNIAFRYELPTWGERRCCVVEKEATGFKFPSNTTTFLSPMMTPMTGFARTAPSYESGYEADGALGKGTYRKNGYVFPGLFHIGENGWVLVSETGVTSLYCGSHLSDGTKEGLYTVEYPNLLENNGFGSTGAAISLPGITPWRTITVGDQLKPIVETTIPFDVLDPLYKPSIDYKYGRSTWSWIVWQDNSMNYEDQVKYIDLASSLHFQYILIDALWDTNIGKDRMEKLINYAHSKNIDVFLWYNSNGAANDAPQGPRNKMNTSIERKKEMKWLQKVGVKGLKIDFWGGDKQETMRLYEDVLSDANDYGLMIIFHGCTLPRGWERMYPNYAGSEAVVASEMLIFSQQVREAEAYNATLHPFIRNAVGCMEFGGVLLNKYLTKSNKDRNKRLTTDGFELATSILFQNPIQMFGLTPNNLTDVPAFELDFMKQVPTTWDETLFIDGYPGKYTVLARRHGDDWYVAGVNAEKEPLKIKINLPMFAGKKVMLYNDDKNGETNLREVKINKKGNFEVVIQSGGGFILK, via the coding sequence ATGAATAAAATTCGTTATGATGTGATAAAGAAAACCCTTTTGGGTCTTGTGTTGGGAACGTGCTATTTATTGTGCCCTACTAAAGTATATGCTCAGGAAGCAACTGTATTTAGTCCGGATAAGCTGCTAAAGGTGGATCTTTTTATCGAACAGGGAAAGCCGTTGTATTCCGTTACTTATAAAAATGAAGTGATGTTGGAGAAGTCTCCCATTGGCTTAATGACCAATGAAGGAGATTTTTCCTCTGCATTAACTTATATCGGTAAGGAAGAGGGGATTGTTGATAAAGAGTATACTCAGAGAAATATTAAGAAATCACAAATTCATTATTTGGCTAATCAGTTGACTTGTAAATTCGAAAATACTAACAAGAGGCAGATTAGTGTTGTTTTTCAAGTTAGTAATAACAATATTGCTTTCCGCTATGAACTTCCTACTTGGGGAGAACGTCGTTGCTGTGTGGTCGAGAAAGAAGCTACAGGCTTTAAATTCCCCTCTAATACAACAACTTTTCTTTCTCCTATGATGACTCCTATGACAGGATTTGCTCGTACGGCTCCTAGTTATGAAAGTGGCTATGAGGCTGATGGGGCTTTAGGAAAAGGTACTTATAGAAAGAACGGATACGTTTTCCCCGGGCTTTTTCATATAGGCGAGAATGGTTGGGTTCTGGTTTCAGAGACCGGAGTGACGAGTCTTTATTGTGGATCGCATCTTAGTGATGGTACAAAAGAAGGGCTTTACACCGTAGAATACCCAAACCTTCTTGAAAACAATGGTTTTGGTAGTACCGGAGCTGCCATTTCTCTTCCGGGAATAACTCCATGGCGTACTATTACAGTAGGTGATCAATTGAAACCTATTGTAGAAACAACCATTCCTTTTGATGTTTTGGATCCTCTCTATAAGCCCTCTATAGATTATAAATATGGTCGTTCCACTTGGAGTTGGATTGTTTGGCAAGACAATAGCATGAATTATGAAGATCAGGTGAAGTATATTGACTTGGCTTCTTCTCTTCATTTCCAATATATTTTGATTGATGCATTATGGGATACGAATATTGGGAAAGATAGAATGGAGAAACTTATAAATTATGCACATTCTAAGAATATCGACGTCTTTTTGTGGTATAATTCGAATGGAGCAGCTAATGATGCTCCTCAAGGTCCTAGAAATAAAATGAACACTTCTATTGAGCGCAAGAAAGAGATGAAATGGCTTCAAAAAGTAGGTGTGAAGGGTTTAAAAATAGATTTTTGGGGAGGAGACAAGCAGGAAACGATGCGTCTTTATGAAGATGTTCTTTCAGATGCGAATGATTATGGTCTTATGATTATTTTCCATGGATGTACTTTGCCTAGAGGATGGGAAAGAATGTATCCTAATTATGCAGGTAGTGAAGCAGTCGTTGCTTCCGAAATGTTAATTTTCTCTCAGCAAGTACGAGAAGCAGAGGCTTATAATGCAACCTTGCACCCTTTTATCCGTAATGCAGTAGGATGTATGGAGTTTGGAGGTGTTCTTTTGAATAAATACCTGACAAAGAGCAATAAAGATCGAAATAAACGTCTGACAACGGATGGCTTTGAACTGGCAACCTCTATTTTGTTTCAAAATCCCATTCAGATGTTTGGACTTACCCCTAATAATTTGACGGACGTGCCTGCTTTTGAGTTAGATTTTATGAAACAGGTGCCTACTACTTGGGATGAAACACTCTTTATTGATGGATATCCGGGTAAATACACTGTACTGGCTCGCCGACATGGTGACGACTGGTATGTTGCCGGAGTAAATGCGGAGAAAGAGCCTTTGAAAATAAAAATCAATTTACCGATGTTTGCCGGAAAAAAGGTGATGCTCTATAATGATGATAAGAATGGTGAGACAAATCTTCGGGAAGTCAAGATAAATAAGAAAGGTAATTTTGAGGTCGTTATCCAATCCGGAGGCGGATTTATTCTTAAATAG
- a CDS encoding glycoside hydrolase family 43 protein: MLSGQNPIIQTNYTADPAPMVYNGKVYLYTTHDEDQSTWFTMNDWRLYTTEDMVNWTDHGKVLSYSDFSWAKKNAWAAQCIERDGKFYLYVPITTKENKGAIGVGVSNSPYGPFVDPLGAPLICNSNDDIDPTVFLDDDGQAYLLWGNPVCHYVKLNEDMISYDGEIQTFPNTVASFGKREGNLRRPTTYEEGPWLYKRKNLYYLLFAAGPIPEHIGYSTSSSPLGPWQYRGVLMPTQGSSFTNHPGIIDFKGKTYFFYHNGALPGGGGFTRSICVEEAHFNADGSMQQMTMTEGVKKGVKTLNPYVKNEAETMAWSEGVKSMQNKIVGVFITAMKNNAYTKIRDVDFRDKGASKFTARLGTTHNGNVSMEVRLDRIDGELLGTVKVPMTGGDDRWELVTTEIKKVVGVHDIYFVFKGKAPSKIMYFDYWKFSE; this comes from the coding sequence ATGAATGATTGGAGGCTCTATACCACAGAGGACATGGTAAATTGGACTGATCATGGCAAAGTTTTGTCGTATAGTGATTTTAGCTGGGCAAAAAAGAATGCTTGGGCTGCCCAGTGTATCGAAAGGGACGGGAAATTTTATTTGTATGTGCCTATAACGACAAAAGAGAATAAGGGAGCTATTGGAGTGGGGGTCAGCAATAGTCCATATGGTCCGTTTGTTGATCCTTTGGGAGCCCCTTTGATTTGTAATAGCAACGATGATATAGATCCAACGGTTTTTCTTGATGATGATGGTCAGGCTTACCTTCTTTGGGGCAATCCGGTGTGTCATTACGTTAAGTTAAACGAAGACATGATCTCTTACGATGGTGAAATACAGACATTCCCAAATACTGTAGCTTCTTTTGGTAAACGTGAGGGAAATTTACGTAGACCAACTACTTACGAAGAGGGGCCTTGGTTATACAAACGTAAGAATCTTTATTATTTGTTGTTTGCGGCGGGACCTATTCCTGAACATATCGGTTATTCAACGAGTTCTTCTCCCTTAGGACCTTGGCAATATCGTGGAGTCTTGATGCCTACCCAGGGAAGTAGTTTTACCAATCATCCAGGAATCATAGATTTTAAAGGAAAAACTTATTTTTTCTATCATAACGGAGCATTGCCTGGCGGTGGAGGTTTTACCCGCTCTATATGTGTAGAAGAGGCTCATTTTAATGCTGACGGTTCAATGCAACAGATGACGATGACTGAGGGAGTTAAGAAAGGAGTAAAGACACTAAATCCTTATGTTAAGAATGAAGCGGAAACGATGGCTTGGTCCGAAGGCGTTAAATCCATGCAAAATAAGATCGTCGGTGTTTTTATCACAGCGATGAAGAATAATGCTTATACAAAAATCAGAGATGTTGATTTCCGTGATAAAGGTGCTTCAAAGTTTACTGCTCGTTTGGGAACAACGCATAACGGAAATGTTTCTATGGAAGTTAGACTTGATCGCATAGATGGAGAACTGTTGGGTACGGTGAAAGTCCCTATGACAGGAGGCGATGATAGGTGGGAATTAGTCACGACTGAAATCAAAAAGGTTGTGGGTGTTCATGATATCTACTTTGTCTTTAAAGGGAAAGCTCCTAGTAAGATTATGTACTTTGATTATTGGAAATTCTCAGAATAG
- a CDS encoding glycoside hydrolase family 97 catalytic domain-containing protein, with translation MIKKNYILTSIFLLGVYFSLSAQTNVLTSPNQKIKVKVGVENAKDGYGEAFFSVEYASGLAPETLFSGAQLGLKTDLRSFAGNLKLTSITKPVAVVADYRMITGKRSHCVNKASEQTFVFENDKKQKLNVIFRAYNDGVAFKYSFDAMDHENIISDLTTYPIAEGTKRWMQKYDPSYEGFYPEITAPKSQQWAYPALVEHDKDLFMLITEANIMRNHCASWLSNVANSEEYVVQLANEKLPISGSWQSPWRTLIVGSLADIVESTLVTDLSEPSKIANTNWIIPGNVSWIYWAYNNGSNDFQLVKKYIDLASDMGWPYDLIDWKWDAMSNGGTVEDAVKYALSKGVKPMLWYNSGTSWIGPGAPEPLDRLNTKEKREKEYAWLKKMGVAGIKVDFFAGDRVDMMNYYIDLLEDAAKYKLMLVFHGATIPRGWQRTYPNMMTVEGVYGAEWYNNAPVLTNKAAVHNATLPFTRNVVGPMDYTPGTFSDSQHPHITTHGHELALMVVFESALQHRPDRPSAYYALPESVKKLLSTLPAAWDDTKLLSGYPGKEIVIARRKGDTWYVAGLNAADQSKTLTFIPADLDKSLKSITLFKDGAEERSFMINENVPLKNADSAININCLPRGGFVAVIK, from the coding sequence ATGATTAAAAAAAACTATATATTGACTTCAATATTTTTGTTAGGAGTCTATTTCTCGTTATCTGCTCAAACAAATGTTCTGACTTCACCTAATCAGAAAATAAAGGTAAAGGTGGGTGTTGAGAATGCTAAGGATGGCTACGGTGAAGCTTTCTTTAGCGTTGAATACGCCTCTGGTTTGGCACCCGAAACATTGTTTTCGGGTGCTCAATTGGGATTGAAAACGGACTTACGTTCTTTTGCAGGTAACCTTAAGCTTACGTCTATAACTAAGCCTGTCGCAGTGGTGGCAGATTATCGAATGATTACCGGCAAACGTAGTCATTGTGTAAATAAGGCTTCGGAGCAAACCTTTGTTTTTGAAAATGATAAAAAGCAAAAGTTAAACGTAATCTTTCGTGCTTATAACGACGGGGTGGCATTTAAGTACAGCTTTGATGCAATGGATCATGAAAATATTATATCCGATCTAACTACTTATCCTATTGCGGAAGGTACAAAGAGATGGATGCAAAAATATGATCCTTCGTATGAAGGCTTCTATCCTGAAATTACTGCACCTAAGTCTCAACAATGGGCTTATCCTGCTCTTGTGGAGCATGACAAGGACTTGTTTATGCTCATAACAGAAGCAAATATTATGCGTAACCATTGTGCATCGTGGTTGAGCAATGTAGCGAACTCAGAAGAATATGTTGTTCAGTTAGCTAACGAGAAATTACCGATAAGTGGTTCATGGCAATCTCCTTGGCGTACGCTGATTGTGGGTTCTTTGGCTGATATCGTTGAATCTACATTAGTAACTGATTTATCGGAACCAAGTAAAATAGCCAATACTAATTGGATTATTCCGGGAAATGTTTCATGGATATATTGGGCTTATAACAATGGTTCGAATGATTTTCAACTCGTTAAGAAGTATATTGATTTGGCTTCTGATATGGGCTGGCCCTATGATCTGATAGATTGGAAATGGGATGCTATGTCAAATGGCGGAACTGTAGAGGATGCTGTGAAGTACGCTCTTTCTAAAGGAGTTAAACCGATGTTGTGGTATAACTCAGGGACGAGCTGGATTGGTCCGGGAGCCCCGGAACCTCTCGATCGTCTTAATACGAAAGAGAAGAGAGAGAAGGAGTATGCCTGGCTTAAAAAAATGGGGGTAGCAGGTATCAAGGTCGACTTTTTCGCTGGAGATCGTGTGGATATGATGAATTATTACATTGATTTACTTGAAGATGCGGCTAAATATAAATTAATGCTTGTTTTTCATGGGGCGACAATACCTCGCGGATGGCAGAGAACTTACCCTAACATGATGACAGTAGAGGGCGTTTATGGTGCTGAGTGGTATAACAATGCTCCTGTGTTGACGAATAAAGCTGCTGTTCATAATGCAACGTTGCCTTTTACCAGAAATGTAGTAGGACCGATGGATTATACCCCAGGTACATTCTCCGATTCTCAACATCCGCATATTACGACACATGGGCATGAGTTGGCATTGATGGTCGTTTTTGAATCGGCTTTGCAACATAGACCAGATCGTCCTTCTGCTTATTATGCTTTGCCGGAATCCGTAAAAAAACTTCTTTCTACTTTACCTGCTGCATGGGATGACACAAAGCTTTTATCGGGCTATCCCGGAAAAGAGATTGTGATTGCTCGTCGTAAAGGAGACACATGGTATGTTGCCGGCTTGAATGCTGCTGACCAATCTAAAACTTTAACTTTTATTCCTGCTGATTTAGATAAATCACTTAAGAGTATTACGCTCTTTAAAGATGGAGCGGAAGAGCGTAGTTTTATGATTAACGAGAATGTTCCTCTAAAGAACGCTGACTCAGCGATAAATATTAATTGTTTGCCACGCGGAGGATTTGTGGCGGTAATAAAATAA
- a CDS encoding glycoside hydrolase family 43 protein, producing the protein MKSFNLKPALFVEKHLLSLLLLLFLFSFSEAKSAKKVSKNDGPVFSHFVYQGDDQVYKQYPLEADEFYNPILQGCYPDPSICRKGNDYYLVCSSFAFFPGVPIFHSTDLVNWKQIGHVLDRKSQLKVYDTGISAGVYAPTIRYNPNNDTFYMITTEFAGGFGNIVVKTKDPAKGWSDPYKLNFGGIDPSIFFDDNGKAYVVHNDAPDRGKELYNGHRVIKIWEYDVDKDQIIPGTDKIIVNGGVNIAQKPIWIEAPHIYKKDNRYYLMCAEGGTGGWHSEVIFVSDSPKGPYTPAGSNPILTQRYFPKDRQNKVDWAGHADLVKGPDDKYYGVFLGIRPNNKDRVNIGRETFILPVDWTGMFPVFENGLIPMSPKLKMPKGVENKTGKEGFFPNGNFTFEDDFSADNLDYRWIGMRGPREDFINVTKKGVRLTPFAVNIKEVKPTSTLFVRQQHNVFSASVTMNYVPQSDKDLAGLVCYQSEKFNYVFGITKKEKEYYIVLQRTERGRSVVLASARIENIKKPVQLKVEAHDDDYRFSYSQDGASYNNVGGTVSGDILSTNVAGGFTGSFIGLHATSANDIVF; encoded by the coding sequence ATGAAATCATTTAATTTAAAACCAGCTTTGTTTGTTGAAAAACACTTGCTAAGTCTGTTACTGCTTTTATTTTTGTTCTCTTTTTCAGAGGCAAAATCGGCTAAAAAGGTATCAAAAAATGATGGCCCTGTATTCAGTCATTTTGTTTACCAGGGGGATGATCAGGTTTACAAACAATATCCTCTTGAGGCGGATGAATTTTATAACCCTATCTTACAGGGATGTTATCCGGATCCAAGTATATGTCGTAAGGGAAATGATTATTACCTCGTGTGCTCTTCGTTTGCTTTTTTCCCTGGGGTACCCATTTTCCATTCAACGGACTTGGTTAACTGGAAACAGATAGGTCATGTCTTAGATAGGAAATCCCAATTGAAAGTATACGATACCGGTATATCTGCAGGAGTATATGCTCCAACAATCAGGTATAATCCAAACAACGATACATTCTATATGATAACAACCGAATTTGCCGGTGGTTTTGGCAACATTGTGGTGAAAACAAAAGATCCTGCAAAGGGATGGAGTGATCCTTATAAATTGAATTTTGGAGGGATAGATCCATCTATATTCTTTGATGATAACGGTAAAGCATATGTTGTGCACAATGATGCTCCTGATAGAGGTAAAGAGCTTTATAATGGTCATCGCGTTATTAAAATATGGGAATATGATGTAGATAAAGATCAGATAATTCCGGGTACGGACAAAATTATTGTAAATGGTGGAGTAAATATCGCTCAAAAACCCATTTGGATTGAAGCGCCTCATATTTATAAGAAAGATAACCGATATTATTTGATGTGTGCTGAAGGAGGAACCGGAGGCTGGCATAGTGAGGTTATTTTTGTAAGTGATAGCCCTAAAGGTCCATACACTCCGGCAGGTAGTAACCCAATACTTACTCAGAGATATTTCCCTAAAGATAGACAAAATAAGGTTGACTGGGCAGGTCATGCTGATCTTGTAAAAGGACCTGATGATAAATATTATGGTGTCTTTTTAGGTATTCGTCCTAACAATAAAGATCGTGTAAACATAGGGCGTGAAACATTTATTTTACCTGTTGATTGGACAGGAATGTTCCCCGTATTTGAAAATGGATTAATACCTATGTCTCCTAAATTGAAGATGCCTAAAGGAGTAGAAAATAAAACTGGAAAAGAGGGCTTTTTCCCTAATGGTAATTTTACATTTGAGGATGATTTTTCGGCTGATAATTTGGATTATCGTTGGATTGGAATGAGAGGACCGCGTGAAGATTTCATTAATGTAACCAAGAAGGGAGTAAGATTAACTCCGTTTGCTGTTAACATAAAAGAGGTAAAACCTACATCTACACTCTTCGTTCGCCAACAACATAATGTTTTTTCGGCAAGTGTGACGATGAACTATGTGCCTCAAAGTGATAAAGATTTGGCGGGGCTTGTATGTTATCAGAGCGAAAAGTTTAATTATGTATTTGGTATTACGAAAAAGGAGAAAGAATATTATATTGTTTTGCAGCGGACTGAGAGAGGACGTTCTGTTGTTTTAGCTAGTGCAAGAATAGAAAATATAAAGAAACCTGTTCAGTTGAAAGTTGAAGCTCACGATGATGATTATAGATTTAGTTATTCACAAGATGGCGCTTCTTATAATAATGTCGGAGGTACTGTTTCCGGAGATATTCTTTCAACGAATGTTGCGGGAGGATTTACCGGTTCATTTATAGGTCTGCATGCTACTTCAGCAAATGATATCGTGTTTTAG
- a CDS encoding alpha/beta hydrolase-fold protein: MKNIFLFLTCAFFCIALKAQVTPPHSQPGFDVAKPEVAKGKIDTLKYRSKTLGTLRRALIYTPPGFSKNKKYPVLYLLHGIGGDEYEWLNNGKPQVILDNLYAENKLVPMIVVLPNGRAAKDDSASGNIMAPDKVKAFATFEQDLLNDLIPSVEKNYPVLKDREHRAIAGLSMGGGQTLNFGLGNLNKFAWIGAFSSAPNTKMPEELVPDPAAAKKMLKLLWISCGDQDNLMNFSARTHDYLQRNKVPHIFYVEPGMHDFKVWKNDLYLFSQLLFKPVDPSSFSRYGNGLTISPETNVRRAKYPQITTDSRAIFSIKAPQAQKMQIDLGKKYDMVKNAQGVWEVMTDSLGEGFHYYSLVIDGVPVTDPGSETFFGMGRMASGIEVPFKGGDYYALKDVPHGDLRIKRYYSSVTKSWRRFYLYTPAGYDEKTTETYPVLYLLHGGGEDERGWATQGKTDLIMDNLIAEGKAKPMLVVMIDGNLPTAGFDDGFLKAFEAELTQSVIPFVEKSYRVKKNSDNRALAGLSMGGIQTLYAGLYHTDIFSSLGVFSSGWLPNQKKLIDAQTDYIQKNKARIDSQLKLFWIAVGGKEDIAYGNCQTMLQRFDGLGLKYIYSEYPGGHTWPVWRNNLYNFAQLLFK, translated from the coding sequence ATGAAAAATATTTTTTTATTCTTAACGTGTGCTTTTTTCTGTATTGCACTTAAGGCGCAGGTTACGCCTCCTCATTCTCAACCGGGATTTGATGTTGCGAAGCCGGAAGTGGCTAAAGGTAAAATAGACACTTTGAAATATCGTTCAAAGACGTTAGGAACATTGCGCAGAGCATTAATTTACACTCCCCCCGGATTTTCTAAAAATAAAAAATATCCTGTTTTATATCTACTGCACGGAATTGGCGGAGATGAATACGAATGGCTGAACAATGGGAAACCGCAAGTTATCTTGGATAATCTTTATGCAGAGAATAAATTGGTTCCTATGATTGTTGTATTGCCTAATGGCAGGGCGGCAAAAGATGATAGTGCTTCCGGTAATATCATGGCACCCGATAAGGTGAAGGCTTTTGCTACTTTTGAACAAGATTTATTAAATGATTTGATTCCCTCTGTTGAGAAAAACTATCCTGTCTTAAAGGATCGGGAGCATCGTGCTATCGCGGGTTTATCTATGGGAGGCGGACAAACGCTAAACTTCGGCTTGGGTAACCTTAATAAATTTGCCTGGATAGGAGCTTTCTCATCTGCTCCTAATACAAAGATGCCGGAAGAGTTAGTTCCTGATCCCGCAGCCGCTAAAAAAATGCTCAAATTATTATGGATTTCGTGTGGAGATCAAGATAATCTAATGAATTTCAGTGCCAGAACTCATGATTATTTGCAGCGGAATAAAGTTCCTCATATCTTTTACGTAGAGCCGGGGATGCATGATTTCAAAGTTTGGAAAAATGATTTGTATCTGTTCTCTCAACTTTTATTTAAGCCGGTTGATCCTTCTTCTTTTTCTCGATATGGAAACGGCTTGACTATTTCTCCTGAAACGAATGTAAGAAGGGCTAAATATCCTCAAATAACGACTGATTCCAGAGCTATCTTCAGTATTAAAGCTCCTCAGGCTCAGAAGATGCAGATTGATTTAGGTAAGAAGTATGATATGGTTAAGAATGCTCAAGGAGTATGGGAAGTTATGACCGACTCTTTAGGAGAAGGATTCCATTATTATTCTTTAGTGATTGACGGAGTGCCTGTTACTGATCCGGGGAGTGAAACTTTTTTCGGTATGGGACGCATGGCTAGCGGTATTGAAGTTCCTTTCAAGGGAGGAGATTACTATGCTTTGAAAGATGTTCCTCATGGTGATTTAAGAATTAAACGTTATTACTCTTCCGTTACTAAATCTTGGCGTCGTTTTTATCTTTATACTCCAGCCGGTTACGATGAAAAAACAACTGAAACTTATCCTGTTCTCTATCTTTTGCATGGTGGTGGAGAGGATGAACGCGGATGGGCTACCCAAGGTAAAACGGATTTGATTATGGATAACCTGATTGCTGAAGGTAAGGCAAAACCAATGCTTGTAGTGATGATCGATGGAAATTTGCCCACCGCAGGATTTGATGATGGTTTTTTAAAAGCGTTTGAAGCAGAATTGACTCAGAGCGTAATCCCATTTGTGGAAAAAAGTTATCGGGTTAAGAAGAATTCCGATAACCGTGCTTTAGCCGGTTTATCCATGGGAGGAATACAAACTCTTTATGCTGGTCTTTACCATACGGACATCTTTTCTTCTTTAGGCGTTTTCAGCTCAGGATGGCTTCCTAATCAGAAAAAACTTATAGATGCTCAAACGGATTATATTCAAAAAAATAAAGCACGTATTGATAGTCAGCTGAAACTTTTTTGGATTGCTGTAGGAGGTAAGGAAGATATTGCGTATGGTAACTGCCAGACAATGCTTCAACGTTTTGATGGTTTGGGGCTTAAATATATCTACTCTGAATATCCGGGCGGACATACTTGGCCCGTATGGAGAAATAATTTATATAACTTCGCTCAGCTGTTATTTAAATAA